A genome region from Acinetobacter lwoffii includes the following:
- the metF gene encoding methylenetetrahydrofolate reductase [NAD(P)H] gives MSKQIPISFEFFPTKTDVGAEKLKVVHQELQLLNPEFFSVTYGAGGSTRERTLSTINDFNGKGAPVAPHLSCIGDDKARIAELLDLYKSQGIDRIVALRGDLPSGQVGLGELPYAADLVRFIREHSGDHFKIEVAAYPEMHPQAESFDKDIQHFVDKVNTGANAALTQFFFNPDAYFYFVDRIQKAGIDIPVAPGIMPITNASNLIRFADGTGAEIPRWIRKQLATYGDDTASIKAFGHEVVVKFCERLLAGGAPSLHFYTMNTTDPTRQLVTDLGLA, from the coding sequence ATGTCTAAACAGATTCCAATTTCATTTGAATTTTTCCCGACCAAAACTGATGTAGGTGCGGAAAAACTCAAGGTTGTACATCAAGAGTTACAACTCTTAAATCCAGAATTCTTCTCTGTGACCTATGGTGCTGGTGGTTCCACTCGTGAACGCACCCTGTCTACTATCAATGACTTTAATGGCAAAGGTGCACCTGTTGCCCCTCACCTGTCTTGTATTGGCGATGACAAAGCGCGTATTGCTGAACTTCTAGATCTGTACAAATCTCAAGGCATTGACCGTATTGTTGCCCTGCGTGGTGACTTGCCTTCAGGCCAAGTGGGTTTGGGCGAATTACCTTATGCAGCTGATCTGGTTCGCTTTATCCGCGAACATTCAGGCGATCATTTTAAGATTGAAGTCGCAGCTTATCCGGAAATGCATCCTCAGGCTGAAAGCTTTGACAAAGACATTCAGCACTTTGTTGATAAAGTCAATACAGGTGCCAATGCTGCTTTAACTCAGTTCTTCTTCAATCCAGATGCTTATTTCTATTTTGTAGATCGTATCCAGAAAGCAGGAATCGATATTCCAGTTGCGCCAGGCATCATGCCAATTACCAATGCCAGCAATCTGATTCGCTTTGCTGATGGTACCGGCGCTGAGATTCCACGCTGGATTCGTAAGCAACTGGCAACTTATGGTGACGATACTGCCAGCATTAAAGCCTTTGGCCATGAAGTTGTAGTTAAATTCTGTGAGCGTCTGCTTGCAGGTGGTGCACCAAGTTTGCATTTTTACACCATGAATACTACTGACCCGACCCGTCAGCTGGTCACCGATCTTGGTTTAGCTTAA
- a CDS encoding DUF3325 domain-containing protein yields the protein MMFFLLIWALTSLGFFALATSMSKHQKQIFDTELNPAKTQLATILGWVLLILALILCLCTGAISNMISYWLGSLTFAALVVGLSLSYLASRIKVIVMFCVFIASISGILCLI from the coding sequence ATGATGTTTTTCTTACTGATTTGGGCTTTAACTTCACTGGGTTTCTTTGCGCTTGCAACGTCGATGTCCAAACATCAAAAACAAATTTTTGACACAGAACTCAACCCTGCAAAAACACAACTTGCGACTATTCTCGGTTGGGTATTGCTCATACTCGCCCTGATTCTGTGCCTGTGTACAGGAGCTATCAGCAATATGATCAGTTACTGGCTGGGTAGTCTGACTTTTGCAGCACTGGTGGTCGGCTTAAGCCTGAGTTATCTGGCAAGTAGAATTAAAGTGATCGTAATGTTCTGTGTGTTCATCGCCTCGATCTCAGGGATTCTTTGCTTGATCTAA
- a CDS encoding Tim44 domain-containing protein yields MEVRQRGLITGILTAVLLVAPFAAEAKRAGGGKSHGMQRSAQPTQSYQQPRQAAPAQQAPVAGAATQQKSGPGVGGMVAAGVAGAAIGAVAANALADDQSVAASEAQAAQAEEEKGGIPGWIWILLAAAVAFFIFRKMGAKKKVASNPYAPNSGAGNTAPFGQAPTAPRGGDSTNIFGQNVGGQTSSNNAPFGSAPVNNAPFGTAYTQSGSQLPDGTEPAAFLRVARQRFNHIQSMNTASNISEIQRYLTPELYQSMYNDIMSNQDQDVAEFSNLNAMVVDSSTDNGQYIVSVRFTGTVSEDLNSLPQPFAEIWHFTKPAGSNQDWVVAGIQQD; encoded by the coding sequence ATGGAAGTTCGACAGCGCGGTTTGATCACAGGTATCTTGACAGCAGTTTTATTGGTTGCGCCTTTTGCAGCTGAAGCAAAACGTGCCGGTGGCGGTAAAAGTCACGGCATGCAACGTTCTGCACAACCTACTCAATCTTATCAACAACCTCGTCAAGCTGCGCCTGCTCAACAAGCGCCAGTTGCCGGTGCTGCAACCCAGCAAAAATCCGGTCCGGGTGTCGGCGGCATGGTTGCCGCGGGTGTAGCCGGTGCTGCGATTGGTGCAGTTGCTGCCAATGCCTTGGCGGATGATCAAAGTGTAGCAGCATCTGAAGCTCAGGCTGCTCAAGCCGAAGAGGAAAAAGGTGGTATTCCAGGCTGGATCTGGATCCTTCTTGCTGCTGCTGTTGCCTTCTTCATTTTCCGTAAGATGGGCGCAAAAAAAAAAGTAGCTTCTAACCCATACGCACCAAATAGCGGTGCTGGTAATACAGCACCTTTTGGTCAGGCACCGACTGCACCTCGCGGTGGTGACAGTACCAATATTTTTGGTCAGAATGTGGGTGGTCAAACGTCAAGCAACAATGCTCCGTTCGGTTCTGCTCCGGTAAATAACGCGCCTTTTGGTACAGCTTATACCCAAAGTGGCAGCCAGTTACCGGATGGTACTGAACCTGCAGCATTCTTGCGTGTAGCGCGTCAGCGTTTTAACCATATTCAGTCCATGAATACAGCAAGCAACATTTCTGAAATTCAGCGTTATCTGACTCCTGAACTTTATCAGTCAATGTATAACGACATCATGAGCAATCAGGATCAGGATGTTGCCGAGTTTTCAAATCTGAATGCGATGGTCGTCGACTCATCGACTGACAATGGCCAGTATATTGTCAGCGTACGCTTTACAGGTACGGTAAGCGAAGACTTAAACAGCTTGCCGCAACCGTTCGCAGAAATCTGGCATTTCACCAAACCAGCAGGTTCAAATCAGGACTGGGTGGTTGCAGGTATTCAGCAAGACTAA
- a CDS encoding PepSY-associated TM helix domain-containing protein, with the protein MRVDAKPEGPRQSMSWLHTWASLILGWLLYAIFLTGTLSFFQNEITVWMKPEFHQSVPPKTQIEQTRVALAYLQQHHPDAGSWAIQLPNSRQNTTTLTIRSAGEDPRARRGGTRVTIDSATDEVLQARETRGGSFLYRFHFELYGLPRIWARWMVGVATLLMLVAIISGVITHKKIFKDFFTFRPGKGQRSWLDAHNATAVFALPFHIMITFSGLLLLLFTLMPWGVNQIYENRGAFLQDQRKSLVQDNSIQAESRESHSESKERRPQAERENRGERGEMSARSEGRRSRDEMQAAPPAPLTDLAPILATAEKEWKNNPVGMITIIQPNTVKAEIELRALNGVSVAYRNIYLSLAFNGVTGDLEPDQTTLKMPSVANGIYNVFTALHEARGVDLALRWLLFLSGVVGTLMIATGLILWCVKRAPQQQKQGYKSFGYRLVEVTNIAAIIGLPIACAAYFYANRFIPADMDMRLNWEIRSFFIVWLLTLLYAMIRTHRQAWLELLLLATTAFALLPIVNFLTGGQAIWNTIMHGQWVIASFDLAMWVLAILFWFSFKKVKNHKGLSPKKAKVALKENQS; encoded by the coding sequence ATGAGAGTAGATGCAAAACCCGAAGGTCCACGCCAGTCGATGTCGTGGTTGCATACCTGGGCCAGTCTGATTTTAGGCTGGCTTTTATATGCGATTTTCTTGACCGGAACCTTAAGCTTTTTCCAGAACGAAATTACCGTCTGGATGAAACCGGAATTTCATCAATCAGTTCCACCAAAGACTCAAATCGAACAAACCCGTGTGGCACTGGCTTATCTGCAACAGCACCATCCGGATGCTGGCAGCTGGGCAATCCAGCTTCCTAACTCACGCCAAAATACTACCACCCTGACTATTCGTAGTGCCGGCGAAGATCCGCGTGCCCGTCGTGGCGGTACCCGCGTGACGATTGACAGCGCCACCGACGAAGTTTTGCAAGCGCGTGAAACACGCGGTGGTTCATTCTTATACCGTTTCCACTTTGAATTGTATGGTTTGCCAAGAATCTGGGCGCGCTGGATGGTCGGCGTTGCGACCCTGCTCATGCTGGTGGCAATCATCAGCGGTGTCATTACCCATAAGAAAATTTTCAAGGATTTTTTTACTTTCCGTCCCGGCAAAGGTCAGCGTTCATGGTTGGATGCACACAATGCTACTGCGGTATTTGCCCTGCCCTTTCACATCATGATTACCTTCAGTGGCTTATTATTATTGCTTTTTACCCTCATGCCCTGGGGCGTAAACCAGATTTATGAAAATCGTGGTGCTTTCCTTCAGGATCAACGTAAGAGTTTGGTTCAAGACAACAGTATTCAGGCTGAATCCCGTGAAAGCCATAGTGAGAGCAAAGAACGTCGACCGCAAGCTGAGAGAGAAAATCGTGGCGAGCGCGGTGAAATGTCTGCACGCAGTGAAGGTCGCCGCTCTCGTGATGAAATGCAAGCTGCACCTCCTGCACCGTTAACCGATCTAGCTCCGATCTTGGCAACAGCCGAAAAAGAATGGAAAAATAATCCGGTGGGTATGATAACTATTATCCAGCCAAATACCGTAAAAGCAGAAATTGAGCTTCGTGCCTTAAACGGAGTCAGCGTAGCTTATCGCAATATTTATCTGAGCCTTGCTTTCAATGGTGTGACTGGTGATTTAGAGCCGGATCAAACCACACTGAAAATGCCTTCAGTCGCAAATGGTATCTATAACGTGTTCACCGCACTGCATGAAGCACGGGGCGTAGATCTGGCTTTACGCTGGTTATTGTTTCTGTCTGGCGTAGTCGGCACCTTGATGATTGCCACCGGCTTGATTCTATGGTGTGTTAAACGTGCACCGCAGCAACAGAAGCAAGGTTATAAATCGTTTGGATATCGTCTTGTGGAAGTCACCAATATCGCTGCCATTATTGGTTTACCTATTGCCTGTGCTGCCTATTTCTATGCCAACCGTTTTATTCCGGCAGACATGGACATGCGTCTGAACTGGGAAATACGTAGCTTCTTTATTGTCTGGTTGCTGACGTTGCTTTATGCCATGATTCGCACTCATCGTCAGGCTTGGCTGGAACTATTACTGCTTGCCACTACCGCATTTGCCTTACTCCCAATCGTCAATTTTCTGACCGGCGGTCAGGCGATCTGGAACACCATTATGCATGGTCAATGGGTCATTGCTTCTTTTGATCTAGCGATGTGGGTGCTTGCGATCTTGTTCTGGTTTTCATTTAAAAAAGTGAAAAACCATAAAGGCTTGTCGCCTAAAAAAGCCAAGGTTGCTCTCAAGGAGAATCAGTCATGA
- a CDS encoding 16S rRNA (uracil(1498)-N(3))-methyltransferase has translation MPRFYIDADLTVDVSLELTETVFHHWVKVLRAQVGESATLFNGQGGEYDVTLTEVAKKSATVSVNAFNPANRTPKFQALLGQVMSKGDRMDYAIQKAVELGVSEIQLLTSDRCEMRLKYDRDQKKLDHWQGIAIAACEQCGLNIVPEILAPMSLEKWLDTELPNTKLVLAPNKDETDVLADATLDLALLIGPEGGLSEAEISAANQKGFLNWCIGERVLRTETAPVVALSILNYVL, from the coding sequence ATGCCACGTTTTTATATAGATGCTGATTTAACTGTTGATGTCAGCCTTGAGCTTACGGAAACTGTATTTCATCATTGGGTAAAGGTTTTACGCGCGCAAGTCGGTGAAAGTGCGACCCTGTTCAATGGACAGGGTGGCGAATATGACGTGACTTTAACCGAGGTTGCTAAAAAATCAGCCACCGTCTCGGTCAATGCATTTAATCCTGCCAATCGCACACCAAAGTTCCAGGCTTTGCTCGGTCAGGTGATGAGTAAAGGCGACCGTATGGATTATGCGATTCAGAAAGCAGTCGAACTGGGCGTTTCCGAAATTCAGCTGCTGACTTCGGATCGTTGTGAAATGCGTTTAAAGTATGATCGCGACCAGAAAAAGCTGGATCACTGGCAAGGCATTGCTATTGCGGCTTGTGAACAATGTGGTCTAAACATTGTGCCTGAAATTTTAGCGCCCATGTCACTTGAAAAATGGCTGGATACTGAACTTCCGAACACCAAACTGGTTTTAGCACCTAATAAAGATGAAACAGATGTACTGGCAGATGCGACTTTAGATCTTGCCCTGCTGATTGGCCCCGAAGGTGGCTTGAGTGAGGCAGAAATTAGTGCCGCAAACCAGAAAGGTTTTCTCAACTGGTGTATCGGCGAGCGTGTACTACGTACCGAAACTGCTCCTGTTGTTGCCCTGTCAATTTTGAATTATGTGCTTTAG
- the ahcY gene encoding adenosylhomocysteinase — protein MNAVTASFTDYKVADILLADYGRKEIKLAEAEMPALMGLRKRYSAVKPLAGAKILGCIHMTIQTAVLIETLVELGAEVRWTSCNIFSTQDHAAAAIAAAGIPVFAWKGETEEEYMWCLEQQINVNGTPWDANMILDDGGDLTLLVHEKYPEVIEKIHGVTEETTTGVQRLYEMLRDGTLKVPAINVNDSVTKSKNDNKYGCRHSLNDAIKRGTDMLLSGRRALVIGYGDVGKGSAQSLRQEGMIVRVTEVDPICAMQACMDGYEVVSPYKNGVQTGKKEDINVDLLQNTDLIVTTTGNYHVCDAAMLDSLKAGAVVCNIGHFDTEIDTAYLRGYKWVEVKPQVHQVYRSENENDYLILLSEGRLVNLGNATGHPSRIMDGSFANQVLGQMHLFAEKFADLPESEKAAQIRVELLPKKLDEEVAAAMVAGFGGVLTQLTQEQADYLGVQVEGPFKSDAYKY, from the coding sequence ATGAACGCGGTTACTGCTTCATTTACAGATTACAAAGTTGCTGATATTTTACTTGCTGATTACGGCCGTAAAGAAATTAAACTTGCTGAAGCTGAAATGCCAGCCCTAATGGGTCTGCGTAAACGCTACTCGGCAGTAAAACCACTTGCAGGCGCGAAAATTCTCGGCTGTATCCACATGACCATCCAAACAGCTGTTTTAATTGAAACACTGGTTGAATTAGGCGCAGAAGTTCGCTGGACTTCATGTAACATCTTCTCGACTCAAGACCATGCTGCTGCTGCAATCGCTGCTGCGGGCATTCCTGTATTTGCTTGGAAAGGCGAAACTGAAGAAGAATACATGTGGTGTCTTGAACAACAAATCAATGTAAATGGCACGCCTTGGGATGCCAACATGATTCTTGACGATGGCGGTGATTTAACACTACTTGTTCATGAAAAATACCCAGAAGTGATTGAAAAAATTCACGGTGTAACTGAAGAAACAACGACAGGTGTTCAACGTCTGTATGAAATGCTTCGTGATGGCACTTTAAAAGTTCCTGCAATCAACGTAAACGATTCAGTAACCAAGTCTAAAAACGACAACAAATACGGTTGCCGTCACTCACTGAACGATGCAATCAAACGTGGTACAGATATGCTTTTATCTGGCCGTCGTGCACTTGTGATCGGTTATGGTGACGTAGGTAAAGGTTCTGCGCAATCCCTTCGTCAAGAAGGCATGATTGTACGCGTAACTGAAGTTGATCCAATCTGCGCAATGCAAGCATGCATGGACGGTTACGAAGTTGTATCTCCATACAAAAATGGCGTGCAAACTGGCAAGAAAGAAGACATCAATGTTGACCTTCTTCAAAACACTGACCTTATCGTAACTACAACAGGTAACTACCACGTATGTGACGCTGCAATGCTTGATTCATTAAAAGCTGGCGCAGTTGTTTGTAACATCGGTCACTTTGATACTGAAATTGATACAGCTTACCTACGTGGCTACAAGTGGGTTGAAGTTAAACCTCAAGTACACCAGGTGTATCGTTCAGAAAATGAAAATGATTACCTGATCCTTCTTTCTGAAGGCCGTTTGGTGAACCTTGGTAATGCGACTGGTCACCCATCACGTATTATGGATGGTTCATTTGCCAACCAGGTATTGGGTCAAATGCATTTATTCGCTGAGAAATTTGCTGATCTTCCAGAATCTGAAAAAGCTGCACAAATTCGTGTAGAACTTCTTCCTAAGAAATTAGATGAAGAAGTTGCTGCTGCGATGGTTGCTGGTTTCGGTGGTGTCTTGACTCAACTGACTCAAGAACAAGCGGATTACTTGGGTGTTCAAGTTGAAGGTCCATTCAAGTCTGATGCTTATAAATACTAA
- a CDS encoding tetratricopeptide repeat protein: MTQRVSPPAALTNLALAGNAEAQFELAELYMQSEHDDDIILAEEWALKAANGGLVDAMYWLGEGYTVYAKELAEKDPEESKAHFELAYYWLSKANIEKHPAATLELAGFYRRGDVIEKDVEKSIALVKQAAEWGEVQAMRDLAFIYANGLGVDGNEEQAEFWTQKADAAEAK; encoded by the coding sequence ATGACCCAGCGTGTTTCTCCCCCTGCTGCCCTGACCAATCTTGCCTTAGCCGGCAATGCTGAAGCGCAATTTGAACTGGCTGAACTGTATATGCAAAGCGAGCATGATGATGACATCATTCTTGCTGAAGAATGGGCGTTGAAAGCTGCCAACGGCGGGCTGGTGGATGCAATGTACTGGTTAGGTGAAGGTTATACCGTTTATGCCAAAGAGTTAGCAGAAAAAGATCCTGAAGAATCCAAAGCTCACTTTGAGTTAGCCTATTACTGGTTAAGCAAGGCCAATATCGAGAAGCACCCTGCTGCGACTTTGGAGCTGGCAGGTTTTTACCGTCGTGGCGATGTAATTGAAAAAGACGTCGAAAAATCGATTGCTTTGGTAAAACAGGCTGCGGAATGGGGCGAAGTTCAGGCGATGCGTGATCTTGCATTTATTTATGCCAATGGTTTAGGCGTAGATGGCAATGAAGAACAGGCTGAGTTCTGGACTCAAAAAGCAGATGCTGCTGAAGCTAAATAA
- a CDS encoding DUF4917 family protein produces the protein MTDGFEYAIKDWAEIKDNYENGNLIIGNGASVALHQKFRFDSLKEEAEKLRLFNDDISKLFIEFDTSDFELILRLVWHAKLINKHLGIVDQKLDSAYENIKQALIKVVKEVHCEHSDIADQLPQLYQFTKQFRTVVSLNYDLILYWILMYGNRNEDGHRFKDCFQGSGLFRNNWQDLRNPIRKEKEVTLSLYQHGNLSIFRDAKNTETKVQRGDFEGLLEVITSQWEDNKIPLFVAEGTGTKKLESIKSSSYLSTIFYEVLPDLITQKANLVIYGWSLGKQESHLVKQIFKNKQSGKVAISIFQNNQEECHRIYRLIKNEKVAPNIEIEFFDSQSSGCWNNP, from the coding sequence ATGACTGATGGTTTTGAGTATGCAATCAAAGACTGGGCTGAAATTAAGGATAATTATGAGAATGGCAATTTAATTATTGGTAATGGGGCGAGTGTTGCTTTGCATCAAAAATTTCGTTTTGATTCTTTAAAAGAAGAGGCTGAAAAATTAAGACTTTTTAATGATGATATATCTAAACTTTTTATTGAGTTTGATACATCTGATTTTGAATTAATTTTACGATTGGTTTGGCATGCGAAGTTAATAAATAAGCATTTGGGAATAGTTGATCAAAAACTTGATTCAGCTTACGAAAATATAAAACAAGCTCTTATTAAAGTGGTGAAGGAAGTTCATTGTGAACATTCTGATATCGCGGATCAATTACCTCAGCTATATCAATTTACAAAACAATTTAGAACAGTAGTCTCCCTTAATTACGATTTAATCCTGTATTGGATTTTAATGTATGGAAATAGAAATGAAGATGGGCATAGATTTAAAGATTGTTTTCAAGGTAGCGGGTTATTTAGAAATAATTGGCAAGATTTGAGAAATCCTATTCGTAAGGAAAAAGAAGTAACTTTGAGTCTTTATCAACATGGTAATTTATCTATTTTCAGAGATGCAAAAAATACCGAAACTAAAGTTCAAAGAGGGGATTTTGAGGGTTTGTTAGAAGTTATTACTTCACAATGGGAAGATAATAAAATTCCTTTATTTGTTGCCGAGGGTACGGGAACTAAAAAGCTTGAATCTATAAAAAGTAGTTCCTATTTGAGTACTATTTTCTATGAAGTTCTACCAGATTTAATAACTCAAAAAGCTAATTTAGTCATTTATGGCTGGAGCTTAGGCAAGCAGGAATCACATTTGGTAAAGCAGATATTTAAGAACAAACAATCAGGTAAGGTGGCTATTTCTATATTTCAAAATAATCAGGAAGAGTGCCATCGAATTTATCGGCTTATAAAAAATGAAAAAGTAGCTCCAAATATCGAAATAGAATTTTTTGACAGCCAAAGTTCAGGTTGTTGGAATAATCCTTAA
- a CDS encoding putative bifunctional diguanylate cyclase/phosphodiesterase — protein MVDNQDDYIQQHLHDAQIANTLRHSRYFLLSIMVICLYIFCIYHIQYSPSNTYFNTWFILTELLVSMCWLVNTVYFKPEQYNQKSAHRWLQMQSLAVGSCIAAGIYTIYYYLPQANPVFEDIEALTLSALLLIVSQAFGLTYLTQKLSYFCLVFLPSLFPFLLSQLDHVGHSNPFFGLALNFALIVILLCATSSYRIHSRTSRLYAENDILVKNAEQQVHWTDELCQQLKTEVNKSKDIEQQLQLSNQLLEQKVRERTYDIEQINHDLKNQQQNLKLAHEIAGIRPWDWNIQERSITLTNHKDEKILRDSKDHHLQLQYLIHPEDLAYFKRNMKQHLRGQIERYDATYRIKLSEGGWSWVHDIGRVISRDPKNKKPLRMVGIRRDIQQERLSQERLKLVASVLEQAAEGIFILNPELDYIDVNPHYEYLSGFERDEIIGKSLFDIAVQNKSQQRTFQANIVKQIQKIGSYDGEVYAKFLSGKESTLWLHINAVTDDEGRITHYIGIVSDLTERKLQEQRLSYLENYDTLTDLPNRFYYNYQLHQYLVSQKDSIKEMAVIRLNIDRFRPLNEYLSNNGGDELLRQVAQRLRMTNAEALFVAHLNGDDFAILYEISHIRPSVQHHCERIAQAFSRPFNIYGQDHVITLSMGVAFYPDHGRQLDYLNNCAEQALNEAKNLGGNTIHFYSSENHSLQNKGVFLERDLRKAIQNNELVVYYQPKINFSDQSIYGFEALIRWNHPEKGIIAPGLFIPLAEQTSLISDIGRLVIQQAAKQIRQWNDLGFNHICVSVNIVAQQLRRGQLLDDLDQAIADNHISGASLELEITESSLIENSEAVKNLLNEIKQRHIHIALDDFGTGYSSLSYLADFPIDTLKIDRSFVCKIGENKQAAIVSAMVAMGKAMGMTVVAEGIETEEQLEYLRDLDCDIAQGYLFSKPLPEQDATAYLVRDKTHQTYIPQV, from the coding sequence ATGGTTGATAATCAGGACGACTATATTCAGCAGCATTTGCATGATGCTCAAATTGCGAATACGCTTCGCCATAGTCGCTATTTTTTGCTCAGTATCATGGTGATTTGCCTCTATATTTTTTGTATTTATCACATTCAATATAGTCCTTCTAATACGTATTTTAATACCTGGTTTATTCTGACAGAACTTCTGGTCAGCATGTGCTGGCTGGTGAATACGGTGTATTTCAAACCCGAACAATATAATCAGAAAAGTGCGCACCGCTGGTTACAGATGCAGAGCCTTGCAGTCGGAAGCTGTATCGCGGCCGGTATTTATACAATTTATTACTATTTGCCGCAGGCCAATCCTGTATTTGAAGATATTGAAGCACTGACCTTGTCTGCCTTGTTGCTGATTGTAAGCCAAGCATTTGGCCTGACCTACCTGACCCAGAAACTGAGCTATTTTTGTCTGGTCTTTTTGCCGTCCTTATTCCCTTTTTTACTGTCGCAGCTTGACCATGTCGGTCATTCCAATCCCTTTTTTGGTCTGGCCTTAAACTTTGCGCTCATAGTGATTCTGCTGTGCGCGACAAGTAGTTATCGAATTCACAGCCGCACCTCACGTCTGTATGCGGAAAATGATATTTTGGTGAAAAATGCAGAACAGCAAGTGCATTGGACTGATGAACTGTGCCAGCAACTCAAAACTGAAGTCAATAAATCCAAAGATATTGAACAGCAATTACAGCTCAGTAACCAATTGCTGGAGCAAAAAGTACGGGAACGTACCTATGATATTGAACAGATCAATCATGACCTGAAGAATCAGCAGCAGAATCTAAAACTTGCACATGAAATTGCCGGTATTCGGCCATGGGACTGGAATATTCAAGAGCGCAGCATCACCTTAACCAATCATAAAGACGAAAAGATTCTGCGCGATTCCAAAGATCATCATCTGCAATTACAGTATCTGATTCACCCTGAAGATCTGGCCTATTTTAAGCGCAATATGAAGCAGCATCTGCGTGGCCAGATTGAACGCTATGATGCCACTTACCGGATCAAGCTCAGTGAAGGTGGCTGGAGTTGGGTACATGATATTGGCCGGGTGATCAGTCGTGATCCTAAAAATAAAAAACCCTTGCGTATGGTGGGCATCCGTCGTGATATCCAGCAGGAACGTCTGTCTCAAGAACGTTTAAAGCTGGTGGCCAGTGTACTGGAACAGGCTGCGGAAGGGATTTTCATTCTGAATCCTGAATTAGATTATATCGATGTCAATCCTCACTACGAATACCTGAGCGGTTTTGAGCGTGACGAGATTATCGGTAAATCCTTATTTGATATTGCAGTGCAAAATAAATCCCAGCAACGTACTTTTCAGGCCAATATTGTCAAACAGATTCAAAAGATTGGCTCTTATGATGGAGAGGTTTATGCCAAATTTCTGTCTGGCAAAGAATCCACCTTATGGCTGCATATTAATGCCGTGACTGATGATGAAGGCCGGATTACCCATTATATTGGCATCGTATCAGATCTGACTGAACGTAAATTACAGGAACAGCGCCTGTCCTATCTGGAAAATTACGACACACTGACTGACTTGCCGAACCGCTTTTATTATAACTATCAGCTACATCAGTATCTGGTTTCGCAAAAAGACTCGATTAAAGAGATGGCTGTGATTCGGCTTAATATCGACCGTTTCCGCCCATTGAATGAATATCTATCCAATAACGGCGGTGATGAACTTCTACGCCAGGTGGCGCAGCGGCTGCGGATGACCAATGCAGAAGCGCTATTTGTTGCACATCTAAACGGTGATGATTTTGCGATTCTCTATGAAATTTCACATATTCGCCCTTCAGTTCAGCACCATTGTGAACGCATTGCTCAGGCCTTTAGCAGACCGTTTAATATTTACGGTCAGGATCATGTGATTACCCTGTCCATGGGCGTGGCATTCTATCCGGATCATGGCCGTCAGCTGGATTATTTAAATAACTGCGCCGAACAGGCATTGAACGAAGCCAAAAATCTCGGTGGCAACACCATTCATTTTTATTCTAGTGAAAATCATTCATTACAGAATAAAGGGGTTTTCCTGGAACGGGATTTGCGTAAAGCGATCCAGAATAATGAGCTGGTGGTGTATTATCAGCCAAAAATCAATTTTAGCGATCAAAGCATTTATGGCTTTGAAGCGCTGATTCGCTGGAACCATCCAGAAAAAGGCATTATTGCACCCGGGCTGTTTATCCCCTTAGCGGAACAGACCAGCCTGATTTCAGACATTGGCCGTCTGGTGATCCAGCAGGCCGCTAAACAGATTCGCCAATGGAATGATCTGGGCTTTAATCATATTTGTGTATCAGTCAATATCGTGGCGCAGCAATTGCGTCGTGGTCAATTACTTGATGATCTGGACCAAGCCATTGCAGACAACCATATTTCTGGCGCCAGCCTGGAGCTGGAAATTACCGAATCTTCTTTAATTGAAAATTCGGAAGCGGTCAAAAACCTGCTGAATGAAATTAAACAGCGACATATTCATATTGCCCTAGATGATTTCGGTACAGGTTATTCTTCTCTCTCCTATCTTGCTGATTTTCCAATTGATACCTTAAAAATTGATCGCAGTTTTGTTTGCAAGATTGGGGAAAACAAACAGGCAGCGATTGTCAGCGCCATGGTGGCCATGGGTAAAGCCATGGGCATGACCGTGGTCGCGGAAGGGATCGAGACTGAAGAACAGCTAGAATATCTACGTGATTTAGACTGTGATATTGCCCAGGGTTACTTATTTTCCAAACCGCTTCCTGAGCAGGATGCAACCGCTTATTTAGTGCGAGACAAGACGCATCAGACTTATATACCCCAAGTCTAA